ACAATAGTTTTGGCATCGATTGGTTTAATGTGGATTGGACTCAGGTGAATCCATATAGCTTTATGACCATAGAGGAATCTCAGGGAAACAATCCGGGTTCCAGACCTCTCATGGAAGAAATCATGGGCAACACCCAATATCGAAATTTGTACACCCATATCCTGGAGTATTACCAGGACAATATTACCGATTTAAGTTTGTGGGAATCAAGGCTGGATAGTCTGAAGTCAATGATTGCCCCCTGGGCTGGGTTTGATACCTACAGAACTCTCGACTACGGTTTCGGAATAGACGATTTTAATCAGTCCTATTCGGCGAGCCCCTATTCCAATCAACATGTTAAAAAAGGGCTCAAGCAGTTTATTAATGAAAGACATGCCTCCCTGGATAACCAGCTTGTGTATGAAACTGCTCCTCCCATTATCTATGATCTCCAGTATTGGCCCCTCATCCCTGGACCTGAAGATAGTATATATGTCAGTGTGGCTGCATTCAGTCATGTAGGTCTGGATAGCTTGGCCATCGCTTTTCATCCTGGGGTGTTGACTGTAATCCTCTCCTACCCAATGCATTTTGCACCAGATCCAAACCCAACATCCATTGAGGGATCAGATCGATGGGTGGGTGTTATTCCTCCCATGGGTGAAATAGGTCACGGCCGGTTTCAGGTTGGTGCTGTTGATCTCAATGGACAGAACATGCTTTATCCCCGTAGTGATTTCAAATATATCCAGGTACCTGGGGGTTCAACCAACCCCTTGCGCATTAATGAGTTTTTGGCGGATAATGTGGCTGCGAATCATGATGCAGCAGGTGAATATGATGACTGGCTGGAAATTTATAATTCAGGCCCTTCAGATATGTATTTGAGTGGTATGTATCTCACAGATGACCCTGCCAATCTCACAAAGTGGATGTTTCCTTTTGGTGGCGTGATGTTGGAATCAGGAGGGCATTTGCTGGTCTGGTGTGATGAGGATCAGGAACAGGCAGACATACATTGCAATTTCAAATTGAGTCGTGGTGGTGAGTTCATTGCTCTGGTGGATAATGATGGACTCACCATTATTGATGCCTTGAATTTTGGACCCCAGCAAGCGGACATTTCTTACGGGAGATCTCCTGATGGCGGAGATACCTGGGTACACTTTGATAGTCCAACTCCAGGCTTCGTGAATGGGACAAGCTCTGTTGTGGCGGACCCAAACTTACCTGAGAACTTCAGTTTGACCAATCACCCCAATCCATTTAATGCTGAAACCATCTTGCGCTACACTCTCCCAGCAAATGGTCTCGTTAAACTACTCATCTTGGATTTGAGCGGCAGGCAAATAAAAACGCTGGTTCAGGGGGTCCAAAGCAGTGGTGAATATTCCAGGGCATGGAATGGCCTGGATGAGTCAGGGAGTAATGTTTCTGCGGGAATTTATTTTGTAAAACTGCAACAGGGAAATTTTACGGCCACACACAAAATACTACTTATAAAATAAGCAGCTTCAAGCTCCTGTCTTGAGAGGGAAATGTCAAATGCCCAGAATAATAGAATCACCGACAATCATTGAATCTGCAGGCAATAAACCCAAGCGCATAGAAGAATTTGTGGGTCATGTCAATTCAAACCATACTGAGGTGAGTGTGGCTCGCATGGGCTCACCTGGAGGGTGGGTGGAGCCTGGTCAGCGACCTGAATTTATGGAGATAACCCTGGTGTTGAAGGGACGACTTCATGTTGAATATGATGATGGGGAATGCGATGTGATGGCAGGCCAGTCCATTATCACAAATCCAGGAGAATGGGTTCGTTATAGCACCCCGGGAGAAGAGGGGGCTGAGTATGTCGCTGTGTGTCTCCCTGCATTTTCACCAGGGTCTGTTCACAGAGATGATGAGTAGCTGACAATAGAAAATTTTAGCTTTGATACTCAGGTTTACACGGGAAATTATACATCGAATAATTATAGTTGAATCAATACAACAAATAGGGGTTTGAAATGAAATGTCCGGCATGTGCCAATACACTTGTAGCAACCAAGGTTGGCGAGATAACTGTTGATGTCTGTAAAAATGGTTGTGGAGGTCTCTGGTTTGATAGCCATGAACTAAAACAGGTTGATGAAAGGCATGAAGCCGTTGGCGAAAAGCTTTTGCAGTTTGAAAAGAATCCAGGTGTTTCAGTTGATTTTACACAAAAACGACCCTGTCCCAAATGCGACGGCGTGATCATGTTGAAGCATTTCATGAGTGTTAAACGAGATGTGGAAGTGGATGAGTGTGCCAAGTGTGGCGGGTTCTGGTTGGATGCAGGAGAACTGGGTCAAATAAGAAATCAATTCACAACAGAAGCCGAGAGAACAAAAGCTGCCGAGAGCTATTTCCATGATGCCTTCGGTGAAGAGCTGGAAAAAATGCTGGAAGAGAGTCAAGAGAAGGCTGAGCGGGCAAGCAGCATCGCAAAGATGTTTCGTTTTCTCTGCCCCTCCTACTACATCCCTGGCAAACAAAAGTGGGGTGCCTTCTAAACGCTATGTCAGAACCACTGGGATTGGCTGCGGGTAATTTTTCAAACTGGCTTGGTGACGAGCGCGATGCACTGAAAAATGATACGGAGACAGATGTACCCTGTGGCGAATGCACCGCCTGCTGTCGATCTTCCTATTTTATCCACATCAAACCCGGTGAAACAGATACACTGTCTCATATTCCAGATGAATTGCTATTCCCTGCACCTGGAATGCCTGCAGGAAATGTCCTCATGGGGTATGATGAGAAGGGTCACTGTCCCATGCTCAAAAATAGCGCCTGCTCAATCTATGAGCACAGACCTTCAACTTGCCGTAGCTATGATTGTAGAATCTTCCCAGCCACTGGTATTCAGATCAATGGAAAAGACAAGGTCCTCATCACCCAGCAGGTTGAACGCTGGAAATTCAATCTTTCAGAAACTGAGGAAATCAAAGAACACAAAGCGGTTCAAAGGGCGGGCTCCTTTTTAACAAACAAATCCAAACTATTCCCTCCAGATGAATTGCCTGGGAACCCAACCCAGCTGGCCATCATGGCCATAAAGGTTTTCCAGGTCTTTTTGAATGAGGACGCTGAAGGCATTGATGATGGAGAAATGGTTGAAGCCATCATAAAAGAGCGAGAAAAATTCGATACGGACGAGACCACCCAATAGTCATCAAAGGGGGGCTGGAGTAGAAAATGAATCAAGACTATCAAACCAATTTAGAACTTTATGAAGCTCTGGTCGCGACCAATCCTGAAGTTGATCGTAAAGGCAAAACCATGCTCTACACCTCCAGGAATGGTCATATGTTTAGCTTCCTGGACAAGCAGGGAGTCATGGCTCTCCGCCTCCCCAAAGAGGCTAGAGAAACATTTCTGGTTGAATTTCAATCCTCACTCAGTGAACAATATGGGGCCATCATGAAGGAATATGTGAACATCCCCCAAAAGTTGCTGGAATCCACCTCAGACTTGAAACCAGATTTGATGTGAGCTATGACTATCTCGGTAGCCTCAACCAAAACCAACAACCAGAAAGAAAAAAACCTAGCCTGTGAAAGTGAAGTGGATCGTGGGATTGCTAAAAAACCAGGTATTTGTCCTGTTGGGGTTGCTAACGCTCTATTCATGCTCCAGATCCACACCCCCAATAAATTTGGAAGCCCTTTTTAACGATCGTGGAGTTACAGGTACCATCCTTCTAACCACGCTGGATGGGACACAACTATTTCAGGCCTGTCCTGAACGAGCAAAAATGCCCTTATTACCAGCATCAACCTTCAAAATACCCAACTCTCTTATCGCCCTCGAAGAAGCTGCCTTAACCGGTCCAGATGAAATTTTTATTTGGGATGGAGAGGTAAGATTTCTCGACGCCTGGAACCAGGACCATTCTATGAGGACAGCCTTTCCAGTATCATGTGTTTGGTTTTATCAGGAGTTGGCCAGAAGAGTTGGAAATGAGAAATATCTCCTTCATTTAAAACAGTTGAACTATGGCAACATGAAGACGGGTCCTGACATTTCCAGCTTTTGGTTGGATGGTGATCTACGAATTACGGCTGAACAACAAATTACTTTTCTCAAAAAGCTCCATAATAATGAGCTGCCTTTTAAGGCTCAAAATATCCAGATCGTAAAAGATCTTATGGTGGTTGAAGAGACAGATGACTATAAAATCCGCGCTAAAACAGGGTGGGCTGTTCGAGCTGATGGGCAACACACCTGGTGGATAGGATATGTTGAAAAAGGAGATCAAGTCTGGTTTTTTGCCACTAATATTGAACTCACCCACAACGACCAAGCTAAGTATTCTAGGGAAATAACCAGAGAAGCGTTGGAGCTAATCGGTGTTTTGCCCGAAGCACAACCGGAGCTGAATTAATTGCTGCATATCTATGTAGATGCTGATGCATGTCCCGTTAAGAACGAAGTGTATCGGGTGGCTGACAGATATGAGCTTATGGTTACCCTTGTATCAAATTCCAGGATGCGTGTACCACAAAATTCACGTGTCAAATTGGAAGTTGTCGGTGATGGGTTTGATGAAGCGGATGATTGGATTGTTGAACATGTGCAAGAAGGTGATGTGGTCATCACAGCAGATATACCTCTGGCAGGACGTTGCATTACAGCTGGTGCCGAGGTGTTGAGTAATTCTGGAAAGCGTTTTACCGATGATAATATTGGCCAGACGCTGGCAACCCGGGATTTGCTGACAGAGTTACGAGGGGCTGGTGAAATTACAGGCGGTCCAGCACCACTGACACAGCGTGACCGGTCTGAGTTTCTACAGAAATTGGATGTTGTCATCCAGTCCATTCGAAGGAGATAAACTGATAGAAATTGGGAAGGGGAAAGTGGTCGTAATATGAAAAATAGTACACTGATTTTCACAGGGATGCTGGTTCTTATACTGAGTGTCAATGGAGCCAATGCTATCCATTCACAGAAATTGACCATGACTATCTCCGGTAGGAACCAAGTTTTTAATGAATCCTTGATGCAGAACGAAATTGCTGAGACGGAAGTCAGCCATACCATTCTGGCAGGTCCTCTATCACATCTTGAGAAATTTGCCAGAAAATACGATCATATCCTGATTTTTATAAATGGCCAAGGCACGCTGAGGTCAGGTTCAGATACTTATAGTATTAAACCTGAAAGCATTGCCCTGACAAATGCAAAAAAAAGTATTTCGGTTGAAGTTGCTGCTGGAGATACTCTTCATTACATCCACATCAAGAAAAAGCTATCTAAACTGGACCTGAAAGAGATGAAAACCTTTCCTTCTGAAAACAGGGAGGGTATCTATTTCAAAAGATTTGAGGACTGCGAAGCTTACACTGAAAAAATTAAAAGTCCCAACACGGTTAGCCGCACTGTGTTGCCCAAAGATCATGCTCCTCGAGTTGCCATGGGGACCGTAGACACCAAAGGTCCTGATGCGGTGGGAGCTCATGAGCATCCCATGCTGGATCAGCTATTCCTGGGCTTGGCTGGTAATGACGCTGTGGTTTTTGCAGATACAGACTCAATTGCCTTCCATGAGTGGGAAATATTGCACATACCCATTGGAGCCAGCCACTGGGTAACCGTAGGGGAAAACAAGCGCATGTATTATCAGTGGATGGATTTCTTTCTAACCACATCAGGACAGGAATGGTTGAAAACGCATAAAAAGATTGAAGACTACAACAACACGGATTAAGAAATAGAGTAATTATTAGAATGTGGGGAGATTATTATGACTGATCGGATGACGATTGATTCATTTCTTGGAGAAAAAAAACTGGCGCTGGCTGGCGCATCCAGTAAAGCCAGTAAGTTTGGTAATGCAGTTCTTAAGGAGTTGAGCAGTAAGGGGTATGAATTATTATTAACTCATCCTGAAGCAGAGACAATAAATGGTGTCGCCTGCTATGGGTCCCTGGCTGAATTACCACCTGATGTGGGCGGGTTGATAAATGTGGTTCCTCCAGCCCAGACTGAAAAACTGGTTCGAGAAGCCCACGCGGCAGGGATTAGAAAAATCTGGATGCAACAGGGATCTGAATCGGCTGATGCGATTCAATATTGCAAGGAACATGAGATAGAGGTGGTCCATGGGGAATGCATACTGATGTTTGCCCAGCCCCGGGGATTGCATAAGTTCCATCATTGGCTATGGGGGTTATTCGGGAAATTGCCCAAAGGTCATGGGAAGTGATCTATTCAACAAATGAGGTGATATGAAAGTATTGTTTATTGGTGGAACTGGTATCATCAGTTCAGCCTGTTCAGAGCTGGCGGTTTCCAGAGGTATTGATTTGTACCATTTGAACAGAGGTAAAAGTGCCAGCTTGAGACCCGTATCGGGAGTTAAAACCATTCAGGCAGATATCAGGAATTATACTGAAACTGAGCACGCACTGGGAGACCATAAATTTGATGTCGTGGTGAACTGGATTGGCTTTACGCCAGATCAAATTCAAGCCGATATCGATATGTTCAGCAGCAGAACTGACCAGTATGTTTTCATTAGTTCTGCGTCAATCTATGAGACACCTCCCAGCAGTTTACCCATCACAGAGGATACTGTTTTAAGCAATCCCTTCTGGGAGTATTCACGTATTAAGATTGCCTGTGAGGACCTCCTTCGAAAAAGCTACCTGGAACAGGGATTTCCCTACACCATTGTGCGACCCTCTCATACCTATGACAAGACCCTTATTCCTCTCCAGGGTGGGATAACTGCCCTCATGCGCTTAAAGCAGGGGCTACCCGTCGTTGTCCATGGTGACGGGTCATCTATCTGGACTTTAACACACCACAAAGATTTTGCCAAAGGATTGGTCGGTCTACTGGGAAAAGAGGAAGCCGTTGGCCAGGCCTATCATATCACCTCAGATGAGTGGTTGTCCTGGGATAATATCTTTCGTTTGATGGGTGCTGCACTGGGAGTTGAACCCAATATCATTCACATTCCTTCCGACCTCATCGCCACCTATGACCCTGTGTTTGGTGAAGGACTTCTGGGAGACAAAACCCATACCATGATTTTTGACAATTCAAAAATTAAGACTCTGGTGCCAGATTTTTCAGCAGAGATTCCATTTGAAC
The Candidatus Neomarinimicrobiota bacterium genome window above contains:
- a CDS encoding zf-TFIIB domain-containing protein is translated as MKCPACANTLVATKVGEITVDVCKNGCGGLWFDSHELKQVDERHEAVGEKLLQFEKNPGVSVDFTQKRPCPKCDGVIMLKHFMSVKRDVEVDECAKCGGFWLDAGELGQIRNQFTTEAERTKAAESYFHDAFGEELEKMLEESQEKAERASSIAKMFRFLCPSYYIPGKQKWGAF
- the blaOXA gene encoding class D beta-lactamase, with product MKVKWIVGLLKNQVFVLLGLLTLYSCSRSTPPINLEALFNDRGVTGTILLTTLDGTQLFQACPERAKMPLLPASTFKIPNSLIALEEAALTGPDEIFIWDGEVRFLDAWNQDHSMRTAFPVSCVWFYQELARRVGNEKYLLHLKQLNYGNMKTGPDISSFWLDGDLRITAEQQITFLKKLHNNELPFKAQNIQIVKDLMVVEETDDYKIRAKTGWAVRADGQHTWWIGYVEKGDQVWFFATNIELTHNDQAKYSREITREALELIGVLPEAQPELN
- a CDS encoding CoA-binding protein, whose product is MTIDSFLGEKKLALAGASSKASKFGNAVLKELSSKGYELLLTHPEAETINGVACYGSLAELPPDVGGLINVVPPAQTEKLVREAHAAGIRKIWMQQGSESADAIQYCKEHEIEVVHGECILMFAQPRGLHKFHHWLWGLFGKLPKGHGK
- a CDS encoding NAD-dependent epimerase/dehydratase family protein, with protein sequence MKVLFIGGTGIISSACSELAVSRGIDLYHLNRGKSASLRPVSGVKTIQADIRNYTETEHALGDHKFDVVVNWIGFTPDQIQADIDMFSSRTDQYVFISSASIYETPPSSLPITEDTVLSNPFWEYSRIKIACEDLLRKSYLEQGFPYTIVRPSHTYDKTLIPLQGGITALMRLKQGLPVVVHGDGSSIWTLTHHKDFAKGLVGLLGKEEAVGQAYHITSDEWLSWDNIFRLMGAALGVEPNIIHIPSDLIATYDPVFGEGLLGDKTHTMIFDNSKIKTLVPDFSAEIPFEQGAREIVAWYEADAARQKVDPHLNGLFEKMIQDYSAVGR
- a CDS encoding YkgJ family cysteine cluster protein; protein product: MSEPLGLAAGNFSNWLGDERDALKNDTETDVPCGECTACCRSSYFIHIKPGETDTLSHIPDELLFPAPGMPAGNVLMGYDEKGHCPMLKNSACSIYEHRPSTCRSYDCRIFPATGIQINGKDKVLITQQVERWKFNLSETEEIKEHKAVQRAGSFLTNKSKLFPPDELPGNPTQLAIMAIKVFQVFLNEDAEGIDDGEMVEAIIKEREKFDTDETTQ
- a CDS encoding YaiI/YqxD family protein — encoded protein: MLHIYVDADACPVKNEVYRVADRYELMVTLVSNSRMRVPQNSRVKLEVVGDGFDEADDWIVEHVQEGDVVITADIPLAGRCITAGAEVLSNSGKRFTDDNIGQTLATRDLLTELRGAGEITGGPAPLTQRDRSEFLQKLDVVIQSIRRR
- a CDS encoding CotH kinase family protein, with the translated sequence MKILIKFLLSIPLVLAANDLDLLYDDSQVAIIEINMDPEGLIWMYDHVQSDSMHLSTVHFSNAFIDETIENVGFRLRGNTSRDAQKKSFKLSFNTFEPGRKFYDVEKLNLNGEHNDPSIIRSKIAWDHYRKTGMATTRAAHCAVYINDVYYGLYISIEHIDEEFLKNHFEDDSGNLWKCLWPADLTYRGPNASDYHPYQDDTRPYELKTNEDLYDFSELARLITIIHDTPAALFPDSLEQVLVVPDVLKYAAMNILMGNWDDYWFLRNNYYLYHDPSLDRIRFIPYDYDNSFGIDWFNVDWTQVNPYSFMTIEESQGNNPGSRPLMEEIMGNTQYRNLYTHILEYYQDNITDLSLWESRLDSLKSMIAPWAGFDTYRTLDYGFGIDDFNQSYSASPYSNQHVKKGLKQFINERHASLDNQLVYETAPPIIYDLQYWPLIPGPEDSIYVSVAAFSHVGLDSLAIAFHPGVLTVILSYPMHFAPDPNPTSIEGSDRWVGVIPPMGEIGHGRFQVGAVDLNGQNMLYPRSDFKYIQVPGGSTNPLRINEFLADNVAANHDAAGEYDDWLEIYNSGPSDMYLSGMYLTDDPANLTKWMFPFGGVMLESGGHLLVWCDEDQEQADIHCNFKLSRGGEFIALVDNDGLTIIDALNFGPQQADISYGRSPDGGDTWVHFDSPTPGFVNGTSSVVADPNLPENFSLTNHPNPFNAETILRYTLPANGLVKLLILDLSGRQIKTLVQGVQSSGEYSRAWNGLDESGSNVSAGIYFVKLQQGNFTATHKILLIK
- a CDS encoding cupin domain-containing protein, producing MPRIIESPTIIESAGNKPKRIEEFVGHVNSNHTEVSVARMGSPGGWVEPGQRPEFMEITLVLKGRLHVEYDDGECDVMAGQSIITNPGEWVRYSTPGEEGAEYVAVCLPAFSPGSVHRDDE